Proteins from a single region of Chloroherpeton thalassium ATCC 35110:
- a CDS encoding AAA family ATPase, which yields MQSASSIEEINAKIKAESAFVEKLRQEISKVVIGQEYVINRLLIGLLTNGHVLLEGVPGLAKTLTVSTLAKAINLKFQRMQFTPDLLPADLIGTLIYNQKDMKFYTKKGPIFANIILADEINRSPAKVQSALLEGMQERQVTIGEETFKLDDPFLVLATQNPVEQEGTYPLPEAQVDRFMMKLMVDYPTREEELEIMRRMARTEKKESVSACITREEILRARAVLNDVYMDEKVEKYIVDIVFATREPEKYGLNGLKTLIAYGASPRATIYLNLAAKAHAFLNHRGYSTPEDVKTIAYDVLRHRIIPTYEAEAQDVKTEDLVRQILNSVNVP from the coding sequence ATGCAAAGTGCCTCTTCGATAGAAGAAATTAATGCGAAGATTAAAGCCGAATCGGCCTTTGTTGAAAAGTTGCGCCAGGAAATCAGCAAGGTGGTTATCGGTCAAGAATATGTTATCAATCGACTGCTGATCGGGTTGCTAACCAACGGACATGTTTTGCTTGAAGGCGTGCCAGGTTTGGCCAAAACGCTCACGGTGAGCACGCTGGCCAAAGCCATCAATTTGAAATTTCAGCGCATGCAGTTTACGCCCGATTTGCTTCCTGCCGACTTGATTGGAACGCTGATTTACAATCAAAAGGACATGAAGTTTTACACCAAAAAAGGGCCTATTTTTGCAAACATCATTTTAGCCGATGAAATCAACCGCTCGCCGGCCAAAGTGCAATCGGCGCTGCTCGAAGGCATGCAAGAACGCCAAGTGACCATTGGCGAGGAAACCTTCAAACTGGACGATCCATTTCTCGTTTTGGCAACGCAAAACCCCGTCGAGCAAGAAGGCACGTATCCGCTGCCCGAAGCGCAAGTCGACCGTTTCATGATGAAGCTGATGGTTGATTATCCAACCCGCGAAGAAGAATTGGAAATCATGCGGCGAATGGCGCGAACGGAAAAGAAAGAATCGGTTTCTGCCTGCATTACGCGTGAGGAAATTTTGCGAGCCCGCGCTGTGCTCAATGACGTTTATATGGACGAAAAAGTAGAGAAATACATCGTTGATATTGTTTTTGCGACACGAGAGCCAGAAAAATATGGCTTAAATGGTTTGAAAACGCTGATTGCCTACGGCGCTTCCCCTCGTGCCACCATCTATTTGAACCTTGCCGCCAAAGCCCATGCGTTTTTAAACCACCGCGGCTACTCTACGCCGGAAGATGTCAAAACCATTGCGTATGATGTGCTTCGCCATCGAATTATTCCGACTTATGAAGCCGAGGCTCAGGACGTAAAAACAGAAGATTTAGTACGACAAATTCTCAACTCAGTGAATGTCCCGTAA
- a CDS encoding AP2/ERF family transcription factor has translation MMNKNGQEIMDKSMRPHEQHRENKERGISRIDSSNTHGWFVRVYRDEAIYSKLFSDGRHGGKPQALEAAVDYRNELEALLDSTDNRPRRNNRLPLALRNKRNKTGVIGVCYRERRLPSGRVSKCYSVSWAPEPNVQKCTSFSITKYGKEEAFRRACTLREQMLKEIVGDDCDLPKSRKKPKRRKYVRAEKIMKKLKKKRTDTEGLAA, from the coding sequence ATGATGAATAAGAACGGTCAAGAAATCATGGACAAATCGATGAGGCCGCACGAACAACATCGGGAAAATAAAGAGCGTGGAATTAGCCGTATTGATAGCAGCAATACACACGGCTGGTTTGTTCGAGTTTATCGCGATGAAGCGATTTATTCAAAACTATTTAGCGATGGCCGACATGGCGGAAAACCGCAGGCATTGGAAGCTGCCGTCGATTACCGCAACGAGCTTGAAGCGCTTTTAGATAGCACCGATAATCGTCCAAGGCGCAATAATCGTTTGCCCCTTGCGCTTCGCAATAAGCGAAATAAAACGGGCGTCATCGGGGTTTGCTACCGCGAACGCCGGCTGCCAAGCGGACGCGTTAGTAAATGTTACTCGGTGAGCTGGGCGCCAGAACCAAATGTTCAAAAATGCACCTCATTTTCGATCACCAAGTATGGCAAAGAAGAGGCTTTTCGCCGAGCCTGTACGCTTCGCGAACAAATGCTGAAAGAAATTGTAGGCGATGATTGCGATCTGCCAAAAAGCAGAAAAAAGCCAAAGCGCCGTAAATATGTTCGCGCCGAAAAGATCATGAAGAAACTCAAGAAAAAGCGCACCGACACAGAAGGCCTTGCCGCTTAG
- the ppdK gene encoding pyruvate, phosphate dikinase, producing MATKTESSEQKSPAEATKFIYHFGGGKADGNAAMKNLLGGKGANLAEMASIGLPVPPGFTLTTDVCTYYYENNQVYPEGLLENDVPEALKTVEEIVGKKFGDPKNPLLVSVRSGARASMPGMMDTILNLGLNNITVEGLATRSNNPRFAWDCYRRFVQMYGDVVLGLKPTNKKEADPFEVILEAKKEELGIELDTEFKVEDLKDLVSRYKIAIKEKTGNDFPEDPYEQLKGAIGAVFGSWNNERAIIYRKLNDIPASWGTACNVQSMVFGNMGEDSGTGVAFTRDAATGDDIFYGEYLMNAQGEDVVAGTRTPLKLEQLKAENAVIYQQLEDIRRKLEAHYRDMMDIEFTIENGKLWMLQCRVGKRTAFAAIKIALDMRDQELINEAEALLRIEPEQLNQLLRPIFDLKEKQLAIESGRLLAKGLNAGPGAACGRIYFNAHDAEDAAKRGEEVILVRIETSPEDIRGMAAAEGILTARGGMTSHAALVARQMGKVCVAGCGVLHIDYQKGQMTVEGKSVVLKEGDYISIDGSTGEVIQGEITTKPSEVLQVIIEKTLDPKDSPIYQMYDRIMSWADKHRRLKIRTNADQPDQSEIAIAFGAEGIGLCRTEHMFFGGDRIDAVREMILAEDEAGRRVALDKLLPYQREDFYNILKVMGDRPVTIRLLDPPLHEFLPHEEKEIRELAEKLGKSYDYVHDRIESLHEFNPMLGLRGCRLGISYPEITEMQARAVFEAACTLKTEGVDVTPEIMVPLVGHVKELELSAKVINEAAAKVFEEKGCKVDYLVGTMIEVPRAALTSGEIAKVAQFFSYGTNDLTQMGLGMSRDDSGQYLPTYQKLDIYERNPFEALDQPGVGRLVKISAEDGREARPGMKLGVCGEHGGEPGSIRFCHNIGLDYVSCSPFRVPIARLAAARSALLEVQG from the coding sequence ATGGCTACAAAAACAGAATCCTCGGAACAAAAGAGTCCAGCAGAGGCCACAAAATTCATCTACCATTTTGGGGGTGGTAAAGCTGACGGAAACGCAGCAATGAAGAATTTACTCGGCGGAAAAGGCGCAAACCTTGCTGAAATGGCAAGCATTGGCCTACCCGTTCCTCCCGGATTTACCTTGACCACAGACGTTTGTACTTATTATTATGAGAATAACCAAGTGTATCCTGAAGGCTTGCTTGAAAACGACGTCCCAGAAGCGCTGAAAACGGTCGAGGAAATTGTAGGAAAAAAATTCGGTGACCCAAAAAATCCGTTGCTTGTTTCGGTGCGTTCCGGTGCGCGTGCTTCTATGCCAGGCATGATGGACACTATTTTGAATCTCGGTTTGAATAATATTACCGTTGAAGGGCTGGCCACTCGTTCCAACAATCCTCGTTTTGCTTGGGATTGCTATCGCCGTTTCGTTCAAATGTATGGTGATGTGGTACTTGGACTGAAGCCAACCAACAAAAAAGAGGCTGATCCATTTGAAGTGATCTTAGAAGCAAAAAAAGAAGAACTTGGCATTGAGCTCGATACCGAGTTTAAAGTTGAAGATTTGAAAGACCTTGTCAGCCGCTACAAAATCGCCATCAAAGAAAAAACAGGCAACGATTTCCCAGAAGATCCATACGAACAGCTCAAAGGTGCAATCGGCGCTGTGTTCGGAAGCTGGAACAACGAACGCGCAATTATCTATCGCAAATTGAATGATATTCCTGCTTCATGGGGAACGGCTTGTAACGTGCAATCCATGGTGTTTGGAAACATGGGCGAAGATTCCGGTACAGGTGTTGCTTTTACACGCGATGCGGCTACGGGCGACGACATTTTCTACGGTGAATATTTAATGAACGCACAGGGCGAAGATGTGGTTGCTGGCACACGCACGCCGCTAAAACTCGAGCAGCTTAAAGCTGAGAATGCGGTAATTTATCAGCAATTGGAAGATATTCGCAGAAAGCTTGAAGCGCACTACCGCGACATGATGGATATCGAATTCACCATCGAGAACGGAAAATTATGGATGCTTCAGTGCCGTGTTGGTAAACGTACCGCGTTTGCCGCGATCAAAATTGCGTTGGATATGAGAGATCAGGAGCTCATCAATGAAGCCGAAGCTTTGCTTCGCATTGAGCCTGAGCAGCTCAACCAGCTTCTCCGTCCAATTTTTGACCTTAAAGAAAAGCAATTGGCCATCGAAAGCGGACGCCTGCTCGCCAAAGGCTTGAACGCAGGTCCGGGTGCTGCTTGTGGCAGAATTTATTTCAACGCTCACGACGCAGAAGATGCTGCAAAGCGTGGCGAAGAAGTGATTTTGGTTCGCATTGAAACTTCACCAGAAGACATTCGCGGGATGGCTGCTGCCGAAGGTATCTTAACCGCTCGCGGCGGAATGACTTCTCACGCTGCCTTGGTGGCGCGCCAAATGGGTAAAGTGTGTGTGGCCGGCTGCGGCGTGCTTCACATCGATTATCAAAAAGGTCAAATGACAGTTGAAGGAAAAAGTGTCGTGCTCAAAGAAGGCGATTACATTTCTATCGACGGTTCAACTGGCGAAGTGATTCAAGGCGAAATCACCACCAAGCCATCCGAAGTCCTTCAGGTTATTATTGAAAAAACACTGGATCCGAAAGATTCCCCAATTTATCAGATGTACGATCGTATCATGTCTTGGGCAGACAAACATCGTCGTCTTAAAATTCGCACCAACGCCGATCAGCCCGATCAGTCCGAAATCGCGATTGCATTTGGTGCCGAAGGCATTGGCCTTTGCCGCACCGAGCACATGTTCTTCGGTGGCGATCGCATCGATGCGGTTCGCGAAATGATTTTGGCTGAAGATGAAGCTGGACGCCGTGTCGCTCTCGACAAATTGCTTCCGTATCAGCGCGAAGATTTCTACAATATTTTGAAGGTCATGGGCGATCGTCCAGTAACCATTCGCTTGCTCGATCCACCGCTTCATGAATTCCTTCCACACGAAGAAAAAGAAATTCGCGAGTTGGCGGAAAAACTCGGAAAGAGCTACGATTATGTGCATGATCGCATCGAGTCGCTCCACGAGTTCAACCCAATGTTGGGTCTTCGTGGTTGCCGTCTTGGCATTAGCTATCCAGAAATTACAGAAATGCAAGCTCGCGCCGTTTTTGAAGCCGCTTGCACGTTGAAAACGGAAGGCGTAGATGTCACACCGGAAATTATGGTGCCGCTTGTTGGTCATGTTAAAGAGCTTGAGCTTTCGGCAAAAGTGATTAACGAAGCTGCAGCGAAAGTTTTTGAAGAAAAAGGCTGCAAAGTGGACTATCTCGTTGGAACCATGATTGAAGTGCCTCGTGCGGCGCTCACCTCTGGTGAAATTGCCAAAGTGGCGCAATTCTTCAGCTATGGCACAAACGATTTGACCCAGATGGGACTCGGCATGAGCCGCGACGATTCCGGTCAATACTTGCCAACTTACCAAAAGCTCGATATTTACGAACGCAATCCGTTTGAAGCGCTTGATCAACCAGGTGTTGGCCGTTTGGTGAAAATTTCTGCTGAAGATGGCCGTGAAGCCAGACCTGGCATGAAGCTCGGTGTTTGCGGTGAACATGGTGGCGAACCAGGTTCTATTCGCTTCTGCCACAATATCGGCTTGGATTATGTTTCTTGCAGTCCGTTCCGCGTGCCAATTGCTCGTTTGGCCGCTGCTCGTTCGGCTTTGCTTGAAGTTCAAGGATAA